The Prunus persica cultivar Lovell chromosome G7, Prunus_persica_NCBIv2, whole genome shotgun sequence genome has a segment encoding these proteins:
- the LOC18770339 gene encoding pentatricopeptide repeat-containing protein At5g39710, whose translation MGHLVHCRRCLPPTKNSQFLKISFSSGFHEISSRCASDKPLTSSIPEMPLLKPHIPKPSSFACAPSDTLLAEKAITYLKRHPHNLNSLSSCFTPEAASYLLQKSQFDQPLTLKFLSWARNHGFFTFQCKCVALHILTRFKLYKSAQALAEDVALNSIDDGGNLVFQCLSDSLHICNSSSAVFDLVVKSYSHLNFIDKALNIVHLAKVHGFMPGVLSYNAILDAIIRSKGSVQFAEEVFSQMIRNGVSPNVYTYNILIRGFSGAGNLKMGLYFFGEMERNGCLPTVVTYNTLIDAYCKLKKIDQAFELLRSMALKGLEPNLISYNVVINGLCREGRMNETSQVLEEMKRKGFVPDEVTCNTLISGYCKEDNFHQALVLQEEMRRNGLSPNVITYTALINAMCKAKNLNRAMEFFDQMRVRGLHPNQRTYTTLIDGFSQQGFLTEAYDVLKEMIGNGFSPSVVTYNALINGYCLLGRMEDAIGILQDMTGKGLPPDVVSYSTIITGFCRHQELESAFRMKLEMVEKGVSPDAVTYSSLIQGVCQQRRLVEACALFKEMLSMGMPPDEYTYTTLINAYCVEGDLNKALQLNDEMIQKGFLPDVVTYSVLINGLNKQARTREAKRLLLKLFYEESVPDGVTYNTLIGNCTNGEFKSVVALVKGFCMKGLMNEADQVFETMVERRHKPNEAVYDVIIHGHCKGGNVQKAYHLYKEMLHSGFVPHAVTVIALVKALFTEEMNNELSQVIGNTLRSCQLSDAELAKLHVDINHKEGNMDEVFNVLSDMAKDGLLPNSGVRASAGG comes from the coding sequence ATGGGGCACCTGGTGCACTGTAGACGTTGTCTGCCACCTACCAAAAATTCtcaatttctgaaaatttCGTTCAGTTCTGGGTTTCATGAAATCTCTTCCCGTTGTGCTTCTGATAAACCTCTAACTTCTTCAATTCCGGAAATGCCCCTACTGAAACCTCATATTCCCAAGCCCTCTTCCTTCGCCTGTGCTCCCTCCGACACCCTGCTCGCAGAAAAAGCAATCACATACCTCAAACGCCATCCCCACAATCTCAATTCACTCTCTTCCTGTTTTACCCCCGAGGCAGCCTCCTATTTACTCCAAAAGTCCCAATTCGACCAGCCCCTAACCCTCAAGTTCCTCAGTTGGGCTCGAAACCATGGTTTCTTCACCTTCCAATGCAAGTGCGTCGCCCTCCACATCCTCACTCGCTTCAAGCTGTACAAGAGCGCCCAAGCCCTCGCCGAGGACGTTGCCCTCAATTCCATCGACGACGGGGGCAATTTGGTCTTTCAGTGCCTCAGCGACTCTTTGCATATCTGCAATTCGAGCTCGGCGGTTTTTGACTTGGTGGTGAAGTCTTACTCTCACTTGAATTTCATTGATAAGGCTCTGAATATTGTTCATTTAGCCAAAGTTCATGGATTTATGCCTGGTGTGCTTTCATATAATGCAATTTTAGATGCAATAATTAGGTCAAAAGGGTCTGTTCAATTTGCTGAGGAGGTGTTTAGTCAGATGATTAGGAATGGGGTCTCCCCGAATGTTTATACTTACAACATTTTGATTAGGGGTTTTAGTGGAGCAGGGAATTTGAAAATGGGGCTGTACTTTTTTGGTGAAATGGAAAGAAATGGATGTCTGCCGACTGTGGTTACTTACAATACGTTGATTGATGCATATtgcaaattgaaaaagatTGATCAGGCATTTGAACTGTTGAGATCGATGGCGTTGAAGGGTTTGGAGCCAAATTTGATTTCGTATAATGTGGTAATCAATGGGTTGTGTCGAGAAGGGAGGATGAACGAGACAAGTCAGGTTCTCGAGgagatgaaaagaaaaggttttgTTCCTGATGAGGTGACTTGTAATACACTTATTAGTGGGTATTGCAAGGAAGATAATTTTCACCAAGCACTTGTTCTGCAAGAGGAGATGCGGAGGAATGGCTTGTCTCCAAATGTTATCACTTATACAGCATTGATTAATGCTATGTGTAAGGCTAAGAATTTGAATCGAGCAATGGAGTTTTTCGATCAGATGCGTGTTAGGGGACTTCATCCAAATCAGAGGACGTATACTACATTGATTGATGGATTCTCCCAACAGGGGTTCTTAACTGAAGCTTATGATGTTCTGAAGGAAATGATTGGGAATGGATTCTCACCTTCGGTTGTGACTTACAATGCACTTATCAATGGATACTGCTTATTGGGGAGAATGGAAGATGCCATTGGAATCCTACAAGATATGACAGGGAAAGGGTTGCCCCCTGATGTCGTAAGTTATAGTACTATTATAACTGGGTTTTGTCGGCATCAGGAATTGGAGAGCGCATTTAGAATGAAGCTGGAGATGGTGGAGAAGGGTGTATCACCTGATGCTGTTACCTATTCATCACTCATTCAAGGTGTCTGCCAGCAAAGAAGACTAGTTGAAGCTTGTGCTCTATTCAAAGAAATGTTGAGTATGGGTATGCCTCCTGATGAATATACATACACAACATTGATCAATGCTTACTGTGTGGAAGGTGATTTAAATAAGGCTCTTCAGTTGAATGATGAAATGATACAAAAAGGTTTCCTACCTGATGTTGTTACCTATAGTGTGCTTATTAATGGACTTAACAAACAAGCTAGGACGAGGGAAGCAAAGAGGCTTCTGCTCAAGTTGTTCTACGAGGAGTCTGTACCTGATGGTGTCACATATAATACACTAATAGGGAACTGCACTAATGGTGAATTTAAGAGTGTGGTAGCCCTTGTAAAAGGATTCTGTATGAAGGGTTTGATGAATGAAGCAGACCAAGTTTTTGAGACAATGGTTGAGAGGAGACACAAGCCTAACGAAGCAGTTTATGATGTTATTATTCATGGTCATTGTAAGGGTGGAAATGTTCAGAAGGCATATCATTTGTACAAGGAAATGTTGCATTCTGGATTTGTTCCGCATGCTGTGACGGTTATTGCGCTGGTTAAAGCACTTTTCACGGAGGAGATGAACAATGAATTGAGTCAAGTCATAGGGAAcacactgagaagctgtcagCTTTCTGATGCTGAACTTGCAAAACTACATGTTGATATCAACCATAAAGAAGGAAATATGGATGAAGTTTTTAATGTGCTTAGTGACATGGCTAAGGACGGCCTCCTTCCAAATAGTGGAGTAAGAGCCTCTGCAGGGGGATAA
- the LOC109950361 gene encoding CDPK-related kinase 2 translates to MHNHLDCDYCQIKYFSAIVACSNESEAIGSDTFGSYTEQEDELLLQELGKKTKLRDENPINLFGLPSFDVIAVRGCSWFPAISIIKARSSGLLDILIVLSNSLYSAKDENSQLKAIDFGLLDFAKPDERLNDIVGSAYYVTLEVLHRTYSTEPDVWSIGVISYILLCGSRPFWARTESGTSRAVLKADPSFDEALWPSLSLEANYVVKRLLNKDPQK, encoded by the exons ATGCACAATCACCTTGATTGTGATTATTGTCAGATAAAATACTTCAGTGCTATAGTGGCTTGCTCAAATGAGTCTGAAGCAATTGGAAGTGACACTTTTGGCTCTTATACGGAACAAGAAGATGaacttcttcttcaagaaCTGGGAAAGAAGACAAAACT GCGTGATGAAAATCCTATCAATCTCTTTGGCCTGCCATCTTTTGATGTCATTGCTGTTCGGGGCTGTAGTTGGTTCCCAGCT ATATCCATCATTAAAGCTAGAAGTTCTGGTCTACTTGATATATTGATTGTGCTTTCT AACTCTTTGTATTCCGCTAAGGATGAGAATTCCCAGTTGAAAGCCATTGATTTTGGCTTATTAGATTTTGCCAAACCAG ATGAGAGGCttaatgatattgttggaAGCGCATACTACGTCACCCTTGAGGTTCTACATAGAACTTATAGTACAGAGCCTGATGTTTGGAGTATAGGTGTAATATCATATATTCTTTTATGTGGTAGTCGCCCATTTTGGGCACGGACTGAGTCTGGGACTTCTCGGGCGGTGTTGAAAGCTGATCCCAGTTTTGATGAAGCACTTTGGCCTTCTTTATCTCTTGAAGCAAATTATGTTGTTAAACGCTTGTTGAACAAGGACCCTCAGAAATGA
- the LOC18769083 gene encoding transcription factor ORG2, with amino-acid sequence MLALSPPLFSTIAWPSEDLLSHDQNYFYRDSSIDQSAESFLHILPSHQPQVDLDRSTTISGDYSGVSTMAKKLNHNASERDRRKKMNSLYSSLRSLLPVDQGKKLSIPNTISHVLKYIPELQKLVEGLIRKRGELLSRACKQEAAMHEEKRIKSTARSSSSAVSTYRLSDRAVAIQISTLKTHNNLLSEILLNLEEEGLQVLNASSFQSSGGRVFYNIHLQVERADRLECKNLSEKLMSFYA; translated from the exons ATGCTAGCTTTATCTCCTCCTTTGTTTTCAACGATTGCATGGCCTTCAGAGGATCTCTTAAGTCATGACCAGAACTACTTCTACAGAGACAGTTCCATTGATCAAAGTGCAGAGTCCTTCCTTCATATCCTTCCATCTCATCAGCCGCAAGTTGACCTCGATCGTTCCACTACTATCAGCGGCGATTACTCCGGCGTTTCCACAATGGCGAAGAAGCTTAACCATAATGCTAGCGAGCGTGACCGTCGCAAGAAGATGAACAGCTTGTATTCCTCATTGCGTTCACTGCTTCCTGTCGATCAAGGG AAAAAATTAAGCATTCCGAATACAATTTCGCACGTGCTGAAATACATACCAGAGCTTCAAAAGCTAGTGGAGGGATTAATTCGAAAGAGGGGGGAGCTCTTATCAAGAGCTTGTAAGCAAGAAGCTGCAATGCATGAGGAGAAGCGAATAAAAAGCACAGCTCGGAGCTCATCATCTGCCGTTTCAACCTATCGGCTTAGTGATAGAGCAGTAGCAATTCAAATATCTACCTTGAAGACCCACAACAATCTATTGTCTGAGATATTGCTAAATTTGGAGGAGGAGGGGCTTCAAGTTCTAAATGCTTCTTCCTTCCAGTCATCTGGAGGGAGGGTCTTCTATAATATACATCTTCAG gTGGAAAGAGCTGACAGATTAGAATGCAAGAATTTAAGCGAGAAGCTCATGTCCTTCTATGCGTGA